Proteins from a single region of Chlorocebus sabaeus isolate Y175 chromosome 25, mChlSab1.0.hap1, whole genome shotgun sequence:
- the LOC119619765 gene encoding small ribosomal subunit protein eS27-like: protein MPLTKDLLHPSPEEEKRKHKKKRLVQSPNSYFRDVKCPGCYKVTTVFSHAQTVVLCVGCSTVLCQPTGGKARLTEGCSFRRKQH from the coding sequence ATGCCTCTCACAAAGGATCTCCTTCATCCCTCcccagaagaggagaagaggaaacaCAAGAAGAAACGCCTGGTGCAGAGCCCCAATTCCTACTTCAGGGATGTGAAATGCCCAGGATGCTATAAAGTCACCACAGTCTTTAGCCATGCACAAACGGTAGTTTTGTGTGTTGGCTGCTCCACTGTCCTCTGCCAGCCTACAGGAGGAAAAGCAAGGCTTACAGAAGGATGTTCCTTTAGGAGGAAGCAGCACTAA
- the PRELP gene encoding prolargin, translated as MRSPLCWLLPLLILASVAQGQSTRRPRPGTGPGRRPRPRPRPTPSFPQPHEPAEPTDLPPPLPPGPPSVFPDCPRECYCPPDFPSALYCDSRNLRKVPVIPPRIHYLYLQNNFITELPLESFQNATGLRWINLDNNRIRKIDQRVLEKLPGLVFLYMEKNQLEEVPSALPRNLEQLRLSQNHISRIPPGVFSKLENLLLLDLQHNRLSDGVFKPDTFQGLKNLMQLNLAHNILRKMPPRVPTAIHQLYLDSNKIETIPNGYFKSFPNLAFIRLNYNKLTDRGLPKNSFNISNLLVLHLSHNRISSVPAINNRLEHLYLNNNSIEKINGTQICPNNLVAFHDFSSDLENVPHLRYLRLDGNYLKPPIPLDLMMCFRLLQSVVI; from the exons ATGAGGTCACCCCTCTGCTGGCTCCTCCCACTTCTCATCTTGGCCTCGGTGGCCCAAGGCCAGTCAACAAGACGACCAAGACCCGGGACTGGGCCCGGGCGCAGACCCagacccaggcccaggcccacaCCCAGCTTTCCTCAGCCTCATGAACCAGCAGAGCCAACAgacctgcctcctcccctccctccaggcCCTCCATCTGTCTTCCCTGACTGTCCCCGCGAATGCTACTGCCCCCCTGATTTCCCATCTGCCCTCTACTGTGATAGCCGCAACCTGCGAAAGGTCCCTGTCATCCCGCCCCGCATCCATTACCTCTATCTCCAAAACAACTTCATCACTGAGCTCCCGCTGGAGTCCTTCCAGAATGCCACAGGCCTGCGATGGATTAACCTGGACAACAACCGAATCCGCAAGATAGACCAGAGGGTGCTGGAGAAATTGCCTGGCCTGGTGTTCCTCTACATGGAGAAGAACCAGTTGGAAGAGGTCCCCTCGGCCCTGCCCCGGAACCTGGAGCAGTTGAGGCTGAGCCAGAACCACATCTCCAGAATCCCGCCTGGCGTCTTCAGCAAGCTGGAGAACCTGCTGCTCCTGGATCTCCAGCACAACAGGCTGAGCGACGGCGTCTTCAAGCCCGACACTTTTCAGGGCCTCAAGAACCTCATGCAGCTCAACCTGGCCCACAATATCCTGAGAAAGATGCCGCCCAGGGTCCCTACCGCCATTCACCAGCTCTACCTGGACAGCAacaagattgagaccatccctaACGGATATTTCAAGAGCTTTCCCAATCTTGCCTTCATTCGGCTTAACTACAACAAGCTGACAGACAGGGGACTCCCCAAGAACTCCTTTAACATCTCCAACCTGCTCGTGCTCCACCTGTCACACAACAGGATCAGCAGTGTGCCCGCCATCAACAACAGGCTGGAACACCTGTacctcaacaacaacagcatcgaGA AAATCAACGGAACCCAGATTTGCCCCAACAACCTAGTGGCGTTCCATGACTTCTCCTCGGACCTGGAGAACGTTCCACACCTGCGCTACCTGCGGCTGGATGGGAACTACCTGAAGCCGCCCATCCCGCTGGACCTCATGATGTGCTTCCGCCTCCTGCAGTCCGTAGTCATCTAG